Genomic segment of Candidatus Deferrimicrobium sp.:
TGTGTTGTGGGCGAGGGACACTCCTCCAACCGCAGTACCCACAACCTCCAGGAATGTCCCTCGAAAGCGCCTGCACCTTAAAGTGACTCCCCCTTGCCGTACCTTTCGCTGCACACACCCCTCTGCGGCTGGTGACGGTGGTAAAGTGAAGCGATGACACGGACGGATCTGAAAGGGATGACCCTCACCGAGCTGGAGGAGTTCTTCGCCCGGTGGGGGAAGGAGCGGTACCGCGCCCGGCAGCTCTTCCGCTGGATCTACCAGAAACACGCCGACGATTTTGCGGCGATGACGGACCTGTCGAAGGAGCTCCGCGGGATTCTCGCGTCGACGTGCCGTCTGTCGGGTTTCCCGGCGGAGCGCTTTGAGACCTCCGCCGACGGGACGGAGAAGTACCTCTTCCGGCTCGAGGACGGCGAAACGGTCGAAAGCGTCCTGATCCCGGACGATGCGCGGCGGACCCTGTGCATCTCCTCCCAGGTGGGATGCCCTCTCCTGTGCGGCTTCTGCGCCACCGGCGCGTCCGGCTTCCGAAGGAACATGACCTCCGCCGAGATCGTCCAGCAGGCCTGTTACGCCGCGAAGCGACTATCGGAGCGTGGGGAGCGGCTGTCGAACGTCGTCTTCATGGGGATGGGGGAGCCGCTGATGAACGTCCCCGAAGTTTCGCGGACGATCGGAATCCTCCTGTCGCAATTCGGGTTCGGATTCTCCGGTAAACGCGTAACGGTCTCCACGGCGGGGATCGTTCCGGAGATGCTGGCGCTCGCGCTTGCGCACCCCGTCAGCTTCGCAGTGTCGATCAACGCCGCCCGCGACGATCTCCGTTCCCTCCTGATGCCGGTCAACCGGAAATATCCGCTGAAGGATGTCGTCGCCGCGATGCGGCGGATCCCGCTGCAAAGCGGGCGAAAGGTGACCGCGGAGTACGTCCTGCTGGCGGGGGTGAACGATTCACCCGAGGACGCGCTATCCTTATCGCGGTTGTTCCGTGGCGGGAGGATCAAGGTCAACCTCATTCCCTACAACGCGCACGAGGCGTCGCCGTATCGGGCGCCGGAGGCGGAGGTGGTGGGTCGATTCCGGGATGTTCTCATCGCGGGAGGGGTCCAGACGATCACCCGGGAGAGGAGGGGCGCCGACATCCGCGCCGCCTGCGGGCAGCTGCGCGGGAGTCCCCGGGGGAAAAAGAGTTGAGCGCTTTTCCCGATCTGCCTATAGTCTTATAGGTTATCCTACGCGGTGGAAGGAAGGTTTCATGGCGGGCATTTTCGGCGTCATCGGCGGTTCCGGCCTCTACGAGATGGAGGGGATGAGGAACGTCCGTCAGGTCGTCGTCCGCACGCCGTTCGGGGCGCCGTCCGACGCCCTCACGGTGGGGGAGATCGAGGGGAGGACGCTCGCCTTCCTGCCGCGGCACGGACGGGGACACCGGCTCTCCCCGTCGCAGATCAACTACCGAGCGAACGTCTACGCGATGAAGAAGATCGGGGCCGACGCGATCCTTTCGATCTCGGCCGTCGGCAGCATGAAGGAAAGGATCCGGCCGGGCGACATCGTCGTCGTCGACCAGTTCTACGACCAAACGAAATTCCGCCCGAACACCTTCTTCAGCGACGGCGTGGCGGGACACATCTCGTTCGCCGATCCGGTCTGCCCCGACCTCGCGGGTGCGGTGTACGCGGCGGCGCGCAAGGTCGTGAAGCGTGTTCACCGCGGGGGGACCTACCTCTGCATGGAAGGCCCCGCTTTTTCCACGCGGGCCGAGTCCGAAATCCATCGGAAATGGGGGGTCGACGTCATCGGGATGACGAACATGCCCGAGGCGAAGCTCGCCCGGGAGGCGGAGATCTGTTACGCCACGCTCGCGCTGGCGACCGACTACGACTGCTGGCACGCCGTGCAGGAGGATGTATCGGTCGAGGCGATCCTCGACGTCCTGCGGCGGAACGTGGAAAACTCGAAGAAAATCGTCCTGGAGGTTGCCCGGCGTCTTCCTCTCCCCGGGGGGTGCCGGTGCGGGGAGGCGCTCGAGCACGCCATCATCACCGACGGGAAGAGGATCCCTCCGTCGGCGAGGAAACGCCTCTCCCTCCTGATCGGGAAGTACTTGTGAACCGTCTCCCGAACGTCTCCATCCTCCTCGTGGCGTGCGTCTTCGCGGCGGTTCTCGCGGGATGCGCCGGACCTTCCGCGGATCGGAAGAAGGAGGCGGACGCGCGGATGAGGATGGGCGTCACCTACCTCGATCAGCGGAACCTGCCGATGGCGATGCAGGAGCTGACGAAAGCATCGAAACTCGATCCGGGGAACGCGGAGGTCGACATGGCCCTCGGCCTCGTCTATCAGGCGCGAGGCGACATGTCGAAGGCCGAAGAGGATCTCCGCAGGGCGATCGACAAGAAACCGGATTATGCGGACGCGCGGAACAACCTCGGCATCGTCCTCGCGGAACGCAAGGCGTGGAACGAGGCGATCCGTGAGTTCGAGGCGGCCGCTGCAAACGTGATGTACACGACACCGGAACGGGCGTATTTCAATCTCGGGGAGGCGTATCGCGCCAAGGGAGATCCGGCGAACGCCGAAGCGGCGTACCGGCGGGCGTTGCGGGCGAACGAGCAGTACGCCCCCGCCTATGTTTCGCTTTCCGCCGTCTTCGGCAGGCAGGGGAAGTGGAAAGACGCGGCGTCCGTCCTCACCCGTTGCGTGGAGGTCCTTCCTGAATACGCCCCGGGCTGGATGGATCTGGGTCTCGCCTACCTCCGGCTCTCGCGGCCGGCGGATGCGTTGAAGT
This window contains:
- the rlmN gene encoding 23S rRNA (adenine(2503)-C(2))-methyltransferase RlmN — its product is MTRTDLKGMTLTELEEFFARWGKERYRARQLFRWIYQKHADDFAAMTDLSKELRGILASTCRLSGFPAERFETSADGTEKYLFRLEDGETVESVLIPDDARRTLCISSQVGCPLLCGFCATGASGFRRNMTSAEIVQQACYAAKRLSERGERLSNVVFMGMGEPLMNVPEVSRTIGILLSQFGFGFSGKRVTVSTAGIVPEMLALALAHPVSFAVSINAARDDLRSLLMPVNRKYPLKDVVAAMRRIPLQSGRKVTAEYVLLAGVNDSPEDALSLSRLFRGGRIKVNLIPYNAHEASPYRAPEAEVVGRFRDVLIAGGVQTITRERRGADIRAACGQLRGSPRGKKS
- the mtnP gene encoding S-methyl-5'-thioadenosine phosphorylase, whose protein sequence is MAGIFGVIGGSGLYEMEGMRNVRQVVVRTPFGAPSDALTVGEIEGRTLAFLPRHGRGHRLSPSQINYRANVYAMKKIGADAILSISAVGSMKERIRPGDIVVVDQFYDQTKFRPNTFFSDGVAGHISFADPVCPDLAGAVYAAARKVVKRVHRGGTYLCMEGPAFSTRAESEIHRKWGVDVIGMTNMPEAKLAREAEICYATLALATDYDCWHAVQEDVSVEAILDVLRRNVENSKKIVLEVARRLPLPGGCRCGEALEHAIITDGKRIPPSARKRLSLLIGKYL
- a CDS encoding tetratricopeptide repeat protein — its product is MNRLPNVSILLVACVFAAVLAGCAGPSADRKKEADARMRMGVTYLDQRNLPMAMQELTKASKLDPGNAEVDMALGLVYQARGDMSKAEEDLRRAIDKKPDYADARNNLGIVLAERKAWNEAIREFEAAAANVMYTTPERAYFNLGEAYRAKGDPANAEAAYRRALRANEQYAPAYVSLSAVFGRQGKWKDAASVLTRCVEVLPEYAPGWMDLGLAYLRLSRPADALKSFDKVLEVSSDPEMRKQAAGYMALLGAEKR